The Culex quinquefasciatus strain JHB chromosome 2, VPISU_Cqui_1.0_pri_paternal, whole genome shotgun sequence genome contains the following window.
CCCTGCATAAAGGCCTTTTCATCGTATTCCAGACACGAACCATCAGCTCATTTGCTTGTTAACCACTCTAACTTAAAACAACCTGTTGCTTTGTCGCTCTGCCTGTTTCTTTCAGTCGACAAGTCCGCACTTCGTCGATGTGGGTAAAGAGGGTGCGGTTTGGGTTTGGTTTAGGTTTACCAACACGTTTCGCGATAGCACAAACACCACCAGCCAGTGAGCCGCATTTCAAGCCAAACTTTGACGTTTATTTTATGGCAACCCTCGTACGGATGATCATCGTCTCACACAAACATGTGGCTTAAGTTGATGCTAGACGAGAAGCTATAGACTGAAGTGACTGTGTGTGCAAAGTCGCTGGGCGCTTGTCGCTtgctttaaagtttttaaaaattaagattttcacTTGAATTCTGTGTTTTTCATGTACTTTTGTGGTTGATTTAGATAAGTTTCGTGCTAAAGTTGTTAAAGCGATTCGAAATGGCCAACAATTCAACGTATTGGTTGGCTTTTGGGCTAGTGTTTATCACCTTCGCCGTACAAATGGGTGTGTATGGCTTGATGATCGAATGATCTTCAATCATTTGAgggctcataacttttgaatgatttttcctGTTTACTCGTTGGAATGCTAAAGATACTTATCATgcttcaaatcaaaacaacatAAAACTAGTACAAAAATGATTCATGATTAATTAAAGCTGATTTATTTGCGGGGCATGTTAGGTTATGCTTAAGTGTCTTCGTGAGCCGACTGTAAAGAGCATTGATCGTGAGAGCAGCGATCGCTATGGGCTCACTTTGCTTGACTCTGTTTATCTCTTTGCAGCTTTCAGTATCAAATGCTGGGAATGTCGATCAGATTCCGATCCCAAATGTGCCGATCCCTTCGACAACAGTACCCTTTCGATTACGGATTGCAGACAGGTTGAATCGAAGGAGCATCTACCGGGAGTTAGGGCGACCATGTGTCGTAAAATTAGGCAAAAGGGTAAGAAATTCACCAGTTTTCTCAAAAATAAGCAACTTAACAATGGTTCTTTTTAGTCCATGGTGAGTGGCGTTACTTCCGCAGCTGTGCCTTTATGGGAGAGCCCGGAATCGAGGGTGATGAGCGGTTCTGTCTGATGCGAAGTGGCACCTATAACATCTTCATGGAGTACTGCACCTGCAATAGCAAGGATGGTTGCAACACTGGAGCGCAATTTGCACCTAAGCTACTCACTGTGGGCTTCCTGGCTGCCGTTGGTTACGTATTGAGGCGTGCCTTTTAAAATCCGAAACAATCTTTCACCTCTCAATCTCATTCCAAACTTTTACTAATCTCCTAAAACAACACTCAACAGTATCTCTGCTGATCATTCCGCGATCGATGCGCGCTATTCGTGTAAGGTATTTTGCAAGCAATTTTATACGTTAAGAAGCCTTTTTAATGTCACGATTCCGTCCTAAAGTgatcttaagcatttttttttgcaatatgtgCTGTTTCCACACTGGAAACCTGAGCTAAAATGCACAAACTCTTTGTAACGTCCATCTAAATGTGTACATAATGTATTCGTAGTGCATTTATTGTAGTGCCTTaaataaattgagaaaattctaaAAGTGATGTTTTATATGTCTACCATCAAGCAATCCTGAAACAATCGAAAACTGTTAATCCAAATCTCTGCTAAGGACCACAATTgcatcaatattatttttaaagcaacAAAATCAATGAAATGACAAAATAAACGACTTTTAAAAGAACCGTATTGTAGATTGCTCaacaaatattgtattttttcactcaaatgttgtgtaaatttttctGGAATAGTATGCGTTTGTTGGACTTTATAAAAGCAGAAATTCACATAAATTTAAACCTGCAGTTCTTCCTGGTTGTAATTCAACAGTTCAAAAATAAGTGAGTATcatctttaaatactttatgaagaataattctagattactttttcaaaaccaccaatgcgccatgggtttcctatgtacataggaccttttgaaaagtaAGTAAGCGAGAATTAACTAACTACCGTCAATTCCaacataaatattaaaaaaagatgatgtttcgagaggtaatttttggccaaaaacataCCTCAAacttagacagctgccaaaatgatagaatttgttctaggaacgagatagtagtttatgcaacaagttgcaaaaagagga
Protein-coding sequences here:
- the LOC6048782 gene encoding uncharacterized protein LOC6048782 — its product is MANNSTYWLAFGLVFITFAVQMAFSIKCWECRSDSDPKCADPFDNSTLSITDCRQVESKEHLPGVRATMCRKIRQKVHGEWRYFRSCAFMGEPGIEGDERFCLMRSGTYNIFMEYCTCNSKDGCNTGAQFAPKLLTVGFLAAVGYVLRRAF